acaagactatcctagcatactatattagtccctgatttaagctaaatgataaagaaagtactctaaacatgcatatttagattaatttctatctaaaagagaggttaaaatgatgagcataaaatggtatgaaagtttgaatgtatttgaacataagtatgatgctaaagacttagtccttaaaatggaggaataagagctctatttatagcaaaaatagggcaatggatggtcaggattgaaaaatataatcaagggtcaagtttgaaagttggggatccatgtttgtaattggcaccaatgaaatggtgacaaatgccaacataaggttggttgagaggagatgtaagaagcattaaatgcctgagaagacctcattgtTATCCTAGGGGTAAGGGTTAAagtttaagttaggattacccattggatcaaGCTTTAACGctaaggataaacttttgtgcaaaagattaagggataaccatggtcaaagcattgaaggcttgatgagacccttgggttacatggaggttaagtttagagaaagtctctaatcatgctagagggttgagttaaccattaatggtttgggagacttggaaaattaagtggttgaagcctttaaaggttttcaaagactttgaaaatttgagaagtgacctccccttgcttagggatatGACAaagtttagtagatgggttaggctaattagaagtgtttagaagagtctagaagggggttaggaatagggtttaagaggcaagtgggagatgtaggattttgcaagtggatggagggataatatgatttaattgaaataaaatgaatttacttcaatttggttgcaatttggggaaattaaataaattagatttattcaatttaggataactatttaattaaatttgaatttaattaaaaatggatagaaaggatttaattgaataaaataatttattcattaaatggtaaaaagaagtctagtgaatttaatttaaataaattgagtaatttacttaatttaaatataagaatgtgggtgattcaattaaattagatttaattaaatagagaaatgaacataaaatattcatttaaaaatatggtcatttttatatgtctagaGAAACTCTCTATCCATATTGACTTgagtcaaataaatacaaaataaattaGAAATGTGATATTTTTAAGGACAGTAGAAACAAGTATGTCAACTTAATGACCGCTGTTTCTTAAAGAATATGGAGAAATTTGAGGAAGTGAGAATGCTTACCATCTCATTGAATAAGAAGGCACAAAAATCCATTAGACTATTTTTAGCCTCGTGAAAAGTTAGTTCCAGCGACCATACAGTCGTGTCAGTGTCTACGTTGCCTCGTACTTATAAGATTCCATTATGATGTCAAATCTATTACATGATGACAAAAAAACTCTGCGGATCGTACAGTTTGGTCATTCCACATCGTATACGTTTCTGTATTCTTCCAGCGTCATACTTTGGCCGTTGTGAATTCTTGGTCTGACAGACTTTTTCTGTGGCTGAGGTGAATTCATCTTTGCCATACAATGCATGTGAGTGCAAGAAACAGCTGCCACGGAAGGTATGCATGAAATGATCTGGGTGTGTTCGAGAAGGATTTCAGAATGTGGAACAAGATGAATGGTTGTGAGAAGAGTAGCAAGCCTCATGTGGTAGTCATTCCCTACGTCGGACAGGGGCATCTAATTCCTTTTCTGGAGCTCACAAAACTTCTCGCCTCCCACGGCCTCATTGTTTCTTACATATCAACACCGGGGAACGTTGCACGTCTACAACCTCAAGTAGATCATGTGGTCAAGAGTTCGAATCCCGGCGTAGACATACGCCTGGTGTCGCTTCCCATGCCTCCCGTCGAAGACCTACCACCAGGAATCGAAAGCTCCGAAACTGTTCCCCTGCATATGATCGGAATCCTCATGAAGTCATCCTACAAGCTGGCTGGACAATTTGAGCAATGGTTGGAGCAGGAGATGAAAAATGCAGAGGATCAGATTCACAATTCCCCGTCTCCCCCCGTTTGCATAATAAGCGACATGTTCACTTCATGGGTCCACAAATCTGGCGCCAAATTCGGTCTCCCCACCGTAGTTTTCCACACGTCGGGAGCATTTGCAATGTCTGTTATGCATTCCTTCATGAAGAACACGCCACAGAAGAATGTGCAAGGAGACGACGAGTATTTCCAGGTCCCTAACCTTCCACTCGATTTCAAGCTACGTAAATCCGAGCTGCCATTCATCATGCGGGACTCGGACGCGAATCCCATGCAGAGTTTCGTCACGGACGAGATCAATCTCAGCATGGAAGGAAGCGGGGTGATTTTCAACACATTTTATGCGCTGGACTCGCTGGGGATCGAGCACATTAAGAGCTTAACGAAGAAGCCTGTTTGGAGCATTGGTCCTATACTTCCCAAGAAGCTTTTCGATGCAGAGGGAGTCGAACGGGCCACCCATGACAGCAGAGG
The nucleotide sequence above comes from Cryptomeria japonica chromosome 11, Sugi_1.0, whole genome shotgun sequence. Encoded proteins:
- the LOC131076798 gene encoding probable UDP-glucosyl transferase 73B6 is translated as MWNKMNGCEKSSKPHVVVIPYVGQGHLIPFLELTKLLASHGLIVSYISTPGNVARLQPQVDHVVKSSNPGVDIRLVSLPMPPVEDLPPGIESSETVPLHMIGILMKSSYKLAGQFEQWLEQEMKNAEDQIHNSPSPPVCIISDMFTSWVHKSGAKFGLPTVVFHTSGAFAMSVMHSFMKNTPQKNVQGDDEYFQVPNLPLDFKLRKSELPFIMRDSDANPMQSFVTDEINLSMEGSGVIFNTFYALDSLGIEHIKSLTKKPVWSIGPILPKKLFDAEGVERATHDSRGKSADISEAECLQWLDKRSPNSVVFVCFGSQSSLNKQQTEALAKGLEASQQAFIWAIKRVPEIQLPEGFEERIKDRGLIIWGWAPQLLILSHPSTGAFLSHCGWNSTLESISLGVPMITWPMYAEQPFNNKLLVEHLGIAEQICSHMDGVGDEYVVKRAVIKVLAEEEGEMMRSRAQELRKKAKMAVEKDGFSHANLQAFREYVQERHDNWVLTAQLSPK